The following are encoded in a window of Gossypium raimondii isolate GPD5lz chromosome 13, ASM2569854v1, whole genome shotgun sequence genomic DNA:
- the LOC105783708 gene encoding origin of replication complex subunit 2-like — MGSSEKKFARKLSEINVVDEQELREASANIEPKHQNDVADLINSYKSLYPKWVFDLRGRSSINGYLQLKSGKDGKSHERSGQETNQQM, encoded by the exons ATGGGCAGTTCTGAGAAGAAATTTGCTCGTAAACTCAGTGAGATCAACGTCGTTGACGAACAG GAACTTAGAGAAGCTTCAGCTAATATTGAACCAAAGCATCAAAACGACGTTGCAGATTTAATAAATAGTTACAAAAGTTTATACCCAAAATGGGTTTTTGATCTCAG GGGAAGAAGTTCTATTAATGGGTATTTACAATTGAAGAGCGGTAAG GATGGTAAGTCCCATGAAAGGAGTGGACAAGAGACAAATCAACAGATGTGA